One genomic region from Streptomyces sp. Li-HN-5-11 encodes:
- a CDS encoding potassium-transporting ATPase subunit C, translated as MNNSLVNTARLLGAGLRALLVLTLVTGVVYPLVVTGIAQGLFHGKANGSETRADGRVVGSSLIGQQGYGLRYFQPRPANGLGQNTVNTQYKLILSGATNLAADNKKLLQAVQDAKAKVVEDNSVPGHTVKPSQVPADAVTSSGSGLDPDISPAYADLQVHRVAERNGLSVAQVEKLVEDHTEGRTLGFMGEPRVNVLELNVALEHLAAEK; from the coding sequence ATGAACAACTCCCTTGTGAACACGGCCCGTCTGCTGGGCGCGGGCCTGCGCGCCCTCCTCGTCCTGACCCTGGTGACCGGCGTCGTCTACCCGCTGGTCGTCACCGGCATCGCCCAGGGACTCTTCCACGGCAAGGCGAACGGCTCCGAGACCAGGGCGGACGGCAGGGTCGTCGGCTCCTCCCTCATCGGGCAGCAGGGCTACGGCCTCAGGTACTTCCAGCCCCGCCCGGCGAACGGACTCGGCCAGAACACGGTCAACACCCAGTACAAACTGATTCTCTCCGGCGCGACCAACCTCGCCGCCGACAACAAGAAACTCCTCCAGGCGGTCCAGGACGCGAAGGCCAAGGTCGTCGAGGACAACTCCGTCCCCGGCCACACCGTCAAGCCCTCCCAGGTGCCCGCCGACGCCGTCACCTCCTCCGGGTCCGGCCTGGACCCGGACATCTCCCCGGCCTACGCCGACCTCCAGGTCCACCGGGTCGCCGAGCGCAACGGCCTGTCCGTCGCCCAGGTGGAGAAGCTGGTCGAGGACCACACCGAGGGCCGCACCCTCGGCTTCATGGGCGAGCCCCGCGTGAACGTCCTGGAACTCAACGTCGCACTCGAGCACCTCGCAGCGGAGAAGTGA
- the kdpB gene encoding potassium-transporting ATPase subunit KdpB produces MTTDVEKQDSMSTPTLAPHQDAPTGHKPAESRVGAGLFDPKQLVRSLPDAFRKLDPRVMVKSPVMFVVWIGSVLTTVFSLKDPGDWFGWTISAWLWLTVVFANLAEAVAEGRGKAQADTLRKAKTDTVARRLVDGAEERVPGTELRIGDLVVCEAGDVIPGDGDVVEGVASVDESAITGESAPVIRESGGDRSAVTGGTKVLSDRIVIKITTKPGETFIDRMINLVEGAARQKTPNEIALNILLASLTIVFLLAVATLPPFADYAGTHLTMVVLVALLVCLIPTTIGALLSAIGIAGMDRLVQRNVLAMSGRAVEAAGDVSTLLLDKTGTITLGNRRAAEFVPVRGVTQAEVADAAQLSSLADETPEGRSVVVLAKETYGLRERHQGELAHAEWIAFTAQTRMSGVDVDGRRIRKGAAGSVVAWVKEQGGTVAEDADGITNRISEAGGTPLLVAVDDEQGARVLGVIHLKDVVKDGMRERFEELRRMGIKTVMITGDNPLTAKAIAEEAGVDDFLAEATPEDKMALIRREQAGGKLVAMTGDGTNDAPALAQADVGVAMNTGTSAAKEAGNMVDLDSNPTKLIEIVEIGKQLLITRGALTTFSIANDVAKYFAIIPALFAAVYPGLDKLNIMHLSSPDSAILSAVVFNALIIIALVPLSLKGVQYRPVSADRMLRRNLGIYGIGGLIAPFAGIKIIDLLISLIPGIG; encoded by the coding sequence ATGACCACCGACGTAGAGAAACAGGACTCCATGTCCACTCCCACCCTCGCGCCCCACCAGGACGCGCCCACCGGGCACAAGCCCGCCGAGAGCCGTGTCGGCGCGGGCCTCTTCGACCCAAAGCAGCTGGTCAGGTCGCTGCCGGACGCCTTCCGCAAGCTCGACCCCCGGGTGATGGTCAAGTCGCCCGTGATGTTCGTGGTGTGGATCGGCTCGGTGCTGACCACCGTGTTCTCCCTCAAGGACCCGGGCGACTGGTTCGGCTGGACCATCAGCGCCTGGCTGTGGCTGACCGTGGTCTTCGCCAACCTCGCGGAGGCGGTCGCCGAAGGGCGCGGCAAGGCCCAGGCGGACACCCTGCGCAAGGCCAAGACCGACACCGTCGCGCGCAGGCTCGTGGACGGTGCCGAGGAGCGGGTGCCCGGCACCGAGCTGCGCATCGGTGACCTGGTGGTCTGCGAGGCGGGAGACGTCATCCCCGGTGACGGCGACGTCGTCGAGGGCGTCGCGTCCGTCGACGAGTCGGCGATCACCGGCGAGTCCGCCCCGGTCATCCGAGAGTCCGGCGGTGACCGCAGCGCCGTTACCGGCGGCACGAAGGTCCTCTCCGACCGCATCGTCATCAAGATCACGACAAAGCCGGGCGAGACCTTCATCGACCGGATGATCAACCTGGTCGAGGGCGCGGCACGCCAGAAGACGCCCAACGAGATCGCCCTGAACATCCTCCTCGCGTCGCTGACGATCGTGTTCCTGCTCGCGGTGGCCACGCTGCCGCCGTTCGCCGACTACGCGGGCACCCACCTGACGATGGTGGTGCTCGTCGCCCTGCTGGTCTGCCTGATCCCCACCACGATCGGCGCCCTGCTCTCCGCGATCGGCATCGCGGGCATGGACCGCCTCGTCCAGCGCAACGTGCTGGCCATGTCCGGCCGCGCGGTCGAGGCCGCCGGTGACGTCTCCACGCTGCTGCTCGACAAGACCGGCACCATCACCCTGGGCAACCGCCGGGCCGCCGAGTTCGTGCCGGTGCGCGGCGTCACCCAGGCCGAGGTGGCGGATGCCGCCCAGCTGTCGTCGCTGGCCGACGAGACGCCCGAGGGCCGCTCCGTCGTCGTCCTGGCGAAGGAAACCTACGGGCTGCGCGAACGCCACCAGGGCGAGCTGGCGCACGCCGAGTGGATCGCCTTCACCGCGCAGACCCGCATGTCGGGTGTCGACGTGGACGGCCGGAGGATCCGCAAGGGTGCGGCCGGCTCGGTCGTCGCCTGGGTGAAGGAGCAGGGCGGCACGGTCGCCGAGGACGCGGATGGGATCACCAACCGCATCTCGGAAGCGGGCGGTACTCCGCTGCTGGTCGCCGTCGACGACGAGCAGGGCGCCCGCGTCCTGGGCGTCATCCACCTCAAGGACGTCGTCAAGGACGGCATGCGGGAGCGGTTCGAGGAACTGCGCCGCATGGGCATCAAGACCGTCATGATCACGGGCGACAACCCGCTGACCGCGAAGGCGATCGCCGAGGAGGCGGGCGTCGACGACTTCCTCGCGGAGGCGACCCCCGAGGACAAGATGGCGCTGATCAGGCGGGAACAGGCGGGCGGCAAGCTGGTCGCGATGACGGGGGACGGGACCAACGACGCGCCCGCGCTCGCCCAGGCGGACGTCGGCGTGGCCATGAACACCGGTACGTCGGCCGCCAAGGAGGCCGGCAACATGGTCGACCTCGACTCCAACCCGACCAAGCTCATCGAGATCGTCGAGATCGGCAAGCAGCTCCTCATCACCCGGGGCGCGCTCACGACGTTCTCCATCGCCAACGACGTCGCCAAGTACTTCGCGATCATCCCGGCGCTGTTCGCGGCGGTCTACCCGGGCCTGGACAAGCTGAACATCATGCACCTGTCCTCGCCCGACTCCGCGATCCTGTCGGCCGTCGTCTTCAACGCGCTGATCATCATCGCGCTGGTGCCGCTGTCCCTGAAGGGCGTGCAGTACAGGCCGGTCAGCGCCGACCGGATGCTCCGCCGCAACCTCGGCATCTACGGCATCGGTGGCCTGATCGCCCCGTTCGCCGGCATCAAGATCATCGACCTGCTCATCTCTCTGATCCCCGGGATCGGGTGA